GCGCTGCACGCTTACGAAGTAACTTTTAGTCTTGGTGTTGATAATGAGGTAACTATCCACGCACCATATCCTAAAGACTTTGAAACGCTTTTAAAATTGCTGGATAAGTTTGACAGTTAATACAAATAATGTAACAAAGTGTTTGATATTAACGTTAAGCCACCGTATTTTTATGCTTAATGGCCAATTACTTTAAAAAGGTATTCCTATTTGTTTTATTGATATTGTTTGGGACGAGTTACTTAAAAGCCGGACCATACGTGTATCTCTCCGAAGACAGTCTGGTTAGTTTTATTAAGATAACTAATAAAAACCTGCAGCAAAAAAAACTGGTAAATTATATCAAACTCCGCTTTCAAAATGGCCCGGAGGCCTCTATCCCGCAGGGGAAAGCTGAAGTTTACCGCGAACTGGATAAATTTCAGGTAAATGATCGCGAAGCGTTAAAGTATTTTATTGAAAGTACCATTCAGCGGCGCTTTTCAAACCTTAGCGGTGCCGAAAATGCCATGATCAAGGCCATTAACCAGGCATCGAAGGATAAGGCCGATTTTTTAACCTATTCGTTTATAAGTCACCTCGCCTTTATTCAAACTGATAAGGGTAATGCTATTGGCGCTATATACAGCTATGGGCTGGCCCAGAAAGAAGCGTTGAAGCTTAACGACCCACAGCTGCAGGTAGTGCTTAATATCAATATTTCTGATCTGTACTATAAACTCAACCTGTACGATCAGTCGTTGTTTTACCTCGATCAGGCCCTTTCGGTAAAAGAACAAAATAAAATAAAGGACGACAGGTTTTACACGGTTATCAGCTACAACAAGGCTGAAAATTTTTTCAGGATGGGCCTGGTCGACTCGTTAAAAAAATGTCACGACCAGTTGTTAGGTCCCCAAAATAAAAGTTATAAGCTTTTTACTTACCAGGGGCGCACGGCCTACTATCTTTCGTTACTTAAACACCGTAATGCCGAGGCTATTCAACAAATAAAGGCCCTGCAGGCCAGCAAGCAATACGTGGTGAATGATGTTGATAATCAAAACCTGGCCGATTGCTTTTATCGAAACTCGCAGCCTGACTCGGCAAAGGCTATTGTTGATGAACTGCTTGTTAAACCATATTCGGCCAATCACCCCGAAATAAAATATCACCTTTACGAACTTTTAGGCAAAATAGCCCGCGATAAAGGCGACTATGAAACGGCAGCAACCAATTTCGATCTTGCACTTAAACAATCTGAAGAGCGTATCAATAATACCACCCAGGTAGGCAACATATCGGCCCAGATAAAAATAGACAAAATTGAAAGTTCATTTACCGATACAGCCGAACGGTACCGCCGCGAGCGCCTTATTTTGATCCTTATTATTGTTGCCGTGGTTTTTATGCTTGCCGGTATTGTGCTGCTTTACCG
The sequence above is a segment of the Mucilaginibacter celer genome. Coding sequences within it:
- a CDS encoding tetratricopeptide repeat protein, coding for MANYFKKVFLFVLLILFGTSYLKAGPYVYLSEDSLVSFIKITNKNLQQKKLVNYIKLRFQNGPEASIPQGKAEVYRELDKFQVNDREALKYFIESTIQRRFSNLSGAENAMIKAINQASKDKADFLTYSFISHLAFIQTDKGNAIGAIYSYGLAQKEALKLNDPQLQVVLNINISDLYYKLNLYDQSLFYLDQALSVKEQNKIKDDRFYTVISYNKAENFFRMGLVDSLKKCHDQLLGPQNKSYKLFTYQGRTAYYLSLLKHRNAEAIQQIKALQASKQYVVNDVDNQNLADCFYRNSQPDSAKAIVDELLVKPYSANHPEIKYHLYELLGKIARDKGDYETAATNFDLALKQSEERINNTTQVGNISAQIKIDKIESSFTDTAERYRRERLILILIIVAVVFMLAGIVLLYRSIRQKRHYEKLLYDTKKQELAFINSHEVRKHLTNILGIVELMNESKDKKAEFMEVEKHLYSSASKLDDAIKNISEKLSD